The nucleotide window CTTGTCGAGGAATCAAAGTTGCAGGCGTTACGTGAAATTCCCGGCCATAAAATGGGGCGTGCCCCAGAACGTACTGTGCCGGTTCACCCGCACACACACGCTCTAACGCCTCCTGATACTGCTGCTGCATAGCGACTGGGACCATTTCTCTGTAATGCTGCACCAGTTCAGTATACCGCCAACCCTGGCTCTCAAGGAGCAAGTATTCGGCTGCGCTCTCGTCACAATCAGCCGACTGCAATTGTTCCTGTGCCTTTTTCAGCAACTGAAAATAAGTCACCCTATCCATTATTCTTCAGATCTTCAAGCTTAGCGGCTTGGTCAGACAAAATCAGTGCATCGATGATATCGTCCATTTCACCGTTCATGACCCGGTCAAGTTTATTCAATGTTAACCCAATCCGGTGATCAGTCACCCGGTTTTGTGGATAATTATAAGTCCGAATCCGTTCGGAACGGTCCCCAGTCCCCACAGCAGACTTTCGTTCCGCGTTGTAGGCGTCCTCTTCTTGTTGCTTGTAGTAATCATAGACCCGCGCTCGTAAAATAGTCATGGCCTTGGCCCGGTTTTGCTGTTGTGATCGTTCGTCTTGCATGGCCACCACGATACCAGTTGGCAAGTGAGTCATCCGTACAGCTGAAGAGGTCTTGTTAATATGTTGACCACCGGCACCGGATGAACGATAAACGTCAGTCCGAATATCCTTTGGATCGATATCGATATCAACGTCTTCTTCTTCAGGCATGACACCGACAGTGGCCGTACTGGTATGAACCCGACCGGCTGATTCGGTGGCTGGTACCCGTTGAACCCGGTGCGCACCGTTTTCATACTTCAGCTTGGAATAAACCTTGTCACCCGTAATCATCAAAACGATTTCCTTGAACCCACCAACTTCAGTGGCGTTCTCATCAACCACTTCAATCGACCAACCTTGGCGTTCGGCGTACTTGGAGTACATGCTAAAGAGATCAGCGGCAAATAAGCTAGCTTCATCCCCACCGGCAGCCCCATGAATTTCCATGATGATGTTCTTATCATCGTTAGGGTCTTTCGGCAAGAGTAAGACTTTGATATCGTCTTCCAGCTTTGCCTTTTGATCGTTTAAATCTTTCAGCTCTTCCTTGACCATGGCGTCCATATCATCGTCAAGTTTTTCGCGGAGCATTTCATCATCGTCGGCAATTTGTTGCGTGACGCTTTGGTATTGGTGATACTTGTCCACCGTTTCCCGCAACTCTCCTTCTTCTTTGGAGAGTTTCATAAATTTTTGCGTATCAGCAATCACTTCAGGATCACTGATTAATTCATTCAGCTCGTCATAGCGGTCGGCTACGGCTTGGAGCTTGTCAAACATTTCATCCATTCGATTTAACCTCTTTCGTATCTGGTAAGTGTCATCTAAATAGTCTCTGCAATGACGTTTTCTGCATTAAATAGTGAATCCATATTTCTAACGAATGTTCGCTAACACCGTCGTTACATAAGCCAATGAATACAATTCTTTTGGCGTTACTTGCCAAATTGATCCATCGGTGGGTTGAAATAGTGACGCCGGCAAACTGGATAATAGGTTTCATTGCCGCCAATTTGTACTTGTTCACCTTCATAAACGGGAGCATTGTCGTGGAAGCGTAGATTCATGATGGCTTTCTTCGTACAGAACCAGCAAATCGTCTTCATTTCTTCGAGTTTATCTGCGTACAGCATCAGGTACTTAGAACCTTCGAACAACTCATTACGGAAATCATTTTTCAAACCAAACGTCATCACAGGAATGTGCAACTCATCAACGACTTTGGCCAGCTGCAACACGTGCGCCTTGGTTAAGAACTGCGCCTCATCGATCAAAATACAATTAGCTTTCGCGTCAATTCGTTCAATTTCCTCGTACAGGTTCGTATCCTTAAAAATTGGATGGGCCGGTCGTTTTAAACCAATGCGACTGGTGATGTAACCCACCCCATCGCGCGTATCCAGCCCACTGGTCATAATAATGACTCGCTTGTCTTGTTCCTCATAGTTATGGGCGACCTTGAGAATTTCAATAGTCTTCCCACTATTCATTGCACCGTACCGAAAAAACAGCTGCGCCACGTTACTCCCACCTTTTTGACAGTTTCTATCTATTATAGCTGATTAGTCCTTAAAATTCGACCGTCGTTCCCGCAAACTTTCCTTGCGTTTTCGCAAAATTAAGGCAGGTTTCTCCCCTAAACGTTGAAAAAATGCTAGAATTAAGGCTTGGATATTCAATAGTACGATTTTAAAAAAATCTTGTCGTGATTAAGGAGCGAAATGTTCATGTCATTCAGAAGCGGCTTTGCCACCTTCGCCGGGAAATCCTCTTACTGGTTTCTCCACACATTTCTACACGGAGGGAGTTCCCTCCCTGGAAAAATTACGTTAAAGCTTGATCCCAACATTCTAAAAAGTTTGGGCGCCAAGTACGACGTTATTGTTATTACAGGAACTAACGGAAAAACGCTGACCACCGCACTGACGGTCTCCGTCCTCCACGAAAAGTATCCCACTATTCTGACGAACCCGACCGGTTCTAACATGGAGCAAGGAATCGTTACGACTTTCCTGAATGCTAAAAACCCCAAGACTGGGCGACCATTGGCCGTGTTAGAAGTTGACGAGGCTAACGTCATCAAAGTCACGCAATACATTGCGCCCAAGGCCTTTGTCTTCACAAATATTTTCCGGGATCAGATGGACCGTTATGGCGAAATCTACACCACCTACCAGAAGATTTTGGACGGGGTCGCTCTGGCACCCAACGCCACAATTATTGCCAATGGTGATTCTCCCATTTTTCATTCTAAGGAATTGCCTAATCCTATTCAGTATTATGGCTTCGACAACAATTCAGATGGTGACTTCAAAGCTAAACCCAACACGGATGGTGTACTCTGTCCCAACTGTGAACATATTTTGCACTACCATTCGCTAACTTACAGTAATCAGGGTAAATACTTTTGCCCTAATTGTG belongs to Levilactobacillus yonginensis and includes:
- the prfA gene encoding peptide chain release factor 1 — its product is MDEMFDKLQAVADRYDELNELISDPEVIADTQKFMKLSKEEGELRETVDKYHQYQSVTQQIADDDEMLREKLDDDMDAMVKEELKDLNDQKAKLEDDIKVLLLPKDPNDDKNIIMEIHGAAGGDEASLFAADLFSMYSKYAERQGWSIEVVDENATEVGGFKEIVLMITGDKVYSKLKYENGAHRVQRVPATESAGRVHTSTATVGVMPEEEDVDIDIDPKDIRTDVYRSSGAGGQHINKTSSAVRMTHLPTGIVVAMQDERSQQQNRAKAMTILRARVYDYYKQQEEDAYNAERKSAVGTGDRSERIRTYNYPQNRVTDHRIGLTLNKLDRVMNGEMDDIIDALILSDQAAKLEDLKNNG
- a CDS encoding thymidine kinase; translated protein: MAQLFFRYGAMNSGKTIEILKVAHNYEEQDKRVIIMTSGLDTRDGVGYITSRIGLKRPAHPIFKDTNLYEEIERIDAKANCILIDEAQFLTKAHVLQLAKVVDELHIPVMTFGLKNDFRNELFEGSKYLMLYADKLEEMKTICWFCTKKAIMNLRFHDNAPVYEGEQVQIGGNETYYPVCRRHYFNPPMDQFGK
- a CDS encoding MurT ligase domain-containing protein; the encoded protein is MSFRSGFATFAGKSSYWFLHTFLHGGSSLPGKITLKLDPNILKSLGAKYDVIVITGTNGKTLTTALTVSVLHEKYPTILTNPTGSNMEQGIVTTFLNAKNPKTGRPLAVLEVDEANVIKVTQYIAPKAFVFTNIFRDQMDRYGEIYTTYQKILDGVALAPNATIIANGDSPIFHSKELPNPIQYYGFDNNSDGDFKAKPNTDGVLCPNCEHILHYHSLTYSNQGKYFCPNCGFSRPELTYRLTKLGEQTPTSSEFDVDNHPFKIQVGGTYNTYNALAAYSVGRFMGVDPDLIAKAFDTNEQVFGRQEVIDVDGKHVTIILVKNPVGLDQVLQMIGTDTHPFSLVGLLNANYADGIDTSWIWDGDFEQLTSREIPTVITGGERYKDITFRLKVAGIPDENHIVEPDLEKVVDQIKQVSTDHVYVLATYTAMLQLRKILASKGYIKEGLGV